The genomic interval CTCCGTCACGCACCCTGAAAATTTGAAAACTCACCTACAGCAGCGTCTACACTGAGTCCATCTCAACCCCATACAACCGCACAATGTCTGCTCTTCGAATGTCTCTTCGAGTTGCTCGAGTCGCCCGTGTGGCTCGAGTTGGTGTTCGGTGAGTATTAATTGCGAGATTCACTCCTTGATTGTTTTTCTCGACATTGAAATCAAGCCAGATCACCAGCCAGATCATGTCATCAACTCACAAAAGCACTGATCTGAAGACGAAACGCTTCAAAAAAACCCACCCAGCTccaactaacacagattCAACTCCACCGCCGCCCCCGTGGACCCCAAGATCACCGCTATTGTCGACCAGATTGCCCAGCTCAACCTGCTGGAAACCTCGTCTCTGGTGACCGAGCTCAAGAGCCGACTCAACATTCCCGATATCTCTTTCCCCGCCGCCGGAGCCGCCCCCGCCGCTGCAcctgccgctgctgccgaggaggccgcCCCCGAGCCcgtcgaggagaagaccatCTTCAACATCAAGCTGGAGTCATACGatgccaaggccaagccTAAGGtgatcaaggagatcaagaccCTGCTCGGTCTGTCTCTGGTcgacgccaagaagattgttGACGCCGCCCCCAAGATGGTCAAGGAGTCCGtccccaaggaggatgcCGACAAGATCAAAAAGGTGCTTGAGGATCTCGGCGCCA from Yarrowia lipolytica chromosome 1F, complete sequence carries:
- a CDS encoding mitochondrial 54S ribosomal protein bL12m (Compare to YALI0F17556g, similar to Saccharomyces cerevisiae MNP1 (YGL068W); ancestral locus Anc_6.213, highly similar to uniprot|P53163 Saccharomyces cerevisiae YGL068W Putative 60S ribosomal protein L7/L12 homolog mitochondrial), which translates into the protein MSALRMSLRVARVARVARVGVRFNSTAAPVDPKITAIVDQIAQLNLLETSSLVTELKSRLNIPDISFPAAGAAPAAAPAAAAEEAAPEPVEEKTIFNIKLESYDAKAKPKVIKEIKTLLGLSLVDAKKIVDAAPKMVKESVPKEDADKIKKVLEDLGAKITLE